CCTTAACCTCGATGTGCGTAATTTTCTGCGTCATTTAATTAAGCCGATTCATGGCGCCCTCCGTGCTTGTGTGCCCAGCTTAGCCGTAATACTACGCCCACACATGTGTGCCGCCTGGGGTAATTAACTCAGCCGATTCATGttgattatttataatattttcccctaattatttattcataactACTAATAGTGTTTGTGGGGCTTAAGTGGCCCTCGGCTTAAGCGCTATTAATTGGCCTCACAGAAGGCTCTGAAGACATTGATGCAATGTCTCTGGATTAAGTCTAATTATCATTATCAGGATCTAGAATTACAGGCTGGGCTTCTTGACGCGCGTATCGGCCAGGAAGCAGGACACCACTCGATTCTCGTTCTCGGTGTCCAGGAGTCGCACTTCCAGCCGCGTGGGTACCTCCGGCTGGTTGCTGGCTATTGGCAGGAGTAGTTCATAGGTCACATCCTCGCCGGCATCCAGGGGACAGTAGGCACCATGCAGGAGATTGTTGCATACATCTTTGCGGGAAGAGTCCAGGTCAAAGGGTATGGTGACTCCTAGCGAGGTGAGGTGAACCTCAGCTGATAGCCTGTGCATGGAATTGCGAGCTATTAAAGAGGAAATTGAGgagtaattaatatatttttgagagGTTTTTCCAATAATACTTACTGGCCACAAACTGAATATCGATCTTGGCCTCGCTACCTTTCCACAGATCACAGGGCAAGGCATCACAGTCATCGATTTGAACCATCAACGGCATGGGATAGCTGCTATCAGCACCTGGTGAAaccaaatttaattgaatttattaaaaaaaattactcaaACGGGGTTTCCTCAGTCCTGACTCACATTGCCGGAAGGGAGTGTTGGCCGCCACCAAAGTCCACATCAGAGGGAGCATCAGGCACAGGCAGAACTTCTTGAAGCTGGTCATTTTTCCTTGGTTAACTCGTGTGTTTACTTTGAAAGCACTTTTTGGATTGTATCCCAAAATCACTAATCGTAGGGGTATTTATACTAACCAAGTGCCTTTGCACTCTCGGATTAATCTAATCGATTTGAACGTTTGCACCAAAAATTACGTTTGATTTTAAAGACATTTTATGGTCATTATTACGTCTCATTTGCACTTGAATGAATTTCTAAAAAGGGTTTATCTTTGCAGTGGATTTTATGGGAAAATCATAATCTTTACCTGAGCTAAATAACTACTTTTAATCTCTGAAAATATTCTAATGAATTGTTTAGATTTCCCAATAAGCCAAAGATTGTTAATCTGTGGAGGGCAGGCGTGTGTAAGCCTCCCTAAATCATAAAATCTGGCCATGAGTCACCTCGAAATAGCCATAATAAAACCATTATATGGCAGCCAGTACACCTGACCTGGCCGAGTGCAAAACCCGCTAATTTCGGACCCTGATAAGAACGAACACCTGTCGAGTTGTCCGCACTTTCAGGTGCACTTGTCCTTATTGAGctagttgaaaaaaaaattggcaaGCGATTAGCGATGATTTAGTAAACAACTTGGCAACCAAGATAGCAGCATTTCTACCCATCACCCTTGCTGCTTGCATACTTTCAGGCCAACACCGACATCATCCAGCAACCCTGCCACGCCGGGGACATTAACATCGATTTATATGCATAGCCAATTTGCAGCAAGTTTTACAAAATTTCTTACACCCACTTGACTCGGCGAGAGAGCGCGAAAACGGCAGCAACAGACCTCGAGGGGTGCCCAAATTTCATCAATATTTTCAGATTTTGTTCGCAAATTCAACTGTTTTATATGCAAATTAGCTTAGCTTCCAAAATGTTTACGTTCATCATCCGTCAAATGGGTAAATGATTACGTGGATTCGGGTTGAAAGGGGGCGGAATCTTTTTGAGCACTCAATTGGCTGAAcagtttgtttaattttcatttacatAATTAATAAGCGCGCTAATGGCgttttaatgcatttaaagTGACATTTTTCAATGGTTTATGTCTGCATaatttattatgaaaatataaacaaacatttagttttgtttttaatgcaaACATTTGGCTTAAAAGTTTATGtagctattttatatttaaaatatatatgtatatatatctcatACTGTTCAAATTTAATGTTAGAAATATCGAAATAATCGATAAATTATCTTTTTGTCTTTAATAATATCGAAATTATCGATAAGTTATccgtttaatatttttgtccTTAATAGTATCGAAATTATCGATAAATTATCcgaataattttttgtttttcttactgttaacatttaaaatacattttattttatttatattttcttacttATTAAATGTTGATTCATACATATATCGCctccttatttaatttaatcgaTTAATATTTTCTTGCGTTTCCAAGTTTATTTCCAAAATTACCAAGGCATTCGCCTGCACTTTTCTGCACTTAATACCAGGGCAAAACTGAAAACATTGTACAACTGAATATCACTGCAAAGCCATCTAACTTCCAAGGTAAACACATTTACAGTTCAAAGGAAACCACTAGGCATTTTCCTAGGAATTCCAAGCTCTTACCTGATAACCTCCAATGCCAGGTGAAATTACAGGCAAGCTCTCAAATTATGGAACCCAAGGCTTCAAactaacattttaattatacgAAGGAGAATGAGAGCGACTTGTacatatttatgcaaatttggGAAACTTCTTTTCGCCCGAACTAGGCACATTTCTCAGCTGAAATTGCGTTGCCAGGAGGAAAGGTCCTGGTGGCTCCTGGGCTCAAATGCCAACACTTCGCAAGAGGGGAAAATTACTCGACAGCCGAACTTGTTGCAACGCATGTTCCGCCTGATTTCGGGAAACATGAATTTCGCATTCACTTAATTACAGAGCCAAAAGCAGAGCAGTCTCTGTGGGGTTGGGTGCAAATTAATTAGCTTCCCTTGGACGTGctggaaaatttaataaaaaacattttcgcATGACGACATATGCAAATTGCTATTGGCAAATGTGCTGAAGGTTCGTCATATCAAAGTGTGCAGCAAAGCGAGAAAAACTCCCCGCAAATCTTGGAAAAAATGGTTTTCACCAGGTGGAAAGTGCTGGGAAATTGTCTCAAGGCCAGTTGGTCACTTGGCTGACCACACACTTGGATTTCGCTTGTTAAAATGGAAACAGCTGAATGCACTTGGATAGTTATAAATGCCATTAGGACGAGGTCCTTGTCGGGATATGGTCTCTACCCGTTTTAAGGGTTGTCCTGCGCACCTGTTGAGGGGTTTGAGGTGTGTTCTCTCTCGGGTTCATGGGCAATTGGGCGTGCCCTTTGGGGAAATTCCGTCATTAATTGACAGCACACGGCAGCCGCGCCGAAAAgtttaatgaaaaattaacaacACGAGAATCAAATTGTCGCCTAATTGAGACACAATGTCACTCCGGTATTGAGTTACGTGCAAACAAATATCAAATTGAAATAGAACAGACAACCGAGCTGGGGCAGGAGCTGGGGCAGGACACGCCGGGATTGGCGTGACAAATTGTTTGGCTTTGGCGCTGGCATTTGATGTCTGACTTGATTTGACAAATTAATTGAGTTAGCAGCGCAACAGGGCGGGGTTAGTGAGTGAAAACACTGAATAAACTCCTCCTCCCCCAGCCCCGAaagtgttgcatactttttcgCCCGGAAAAAATAATCAATAGACAAGCAGCACAGGAGCTCTTAGCTTTTCCCCCTACCCTCTTTCTTATTGATTTCTAAAGAAAaaggcgcacacacacatcaaaGATAAGCTTAGCATATATATCTGTGAAATACATTTGGGAATATGCAAAAAAGGAGAGCACCCAAAAGTGCAAACGGAAACGGAACCAACTTCGGAGTGTAAGCATTCCGGGCATCAGATTTTCCCCCCCACAGATAATTGCATTAGATGACACCGAAAATAGAATCGGGCAGGAGTGGGAGGGAATCGATGTGTATCAGGACTCTGGCCTGATGCTAATCAAATATTGTGGTTCCCTAAGATACATTTCCAGCTCTCTGACGGggatatatcatatatatttcttgtgTCGTGCCGGATTTTCCATTGCTTTGACATATTAAATAATGTCGCAACAATTACATGTGACGACAGTGAGTTCCCTTCCCTCACCCCTTGCGAGTTCAAAAGCATTTTGAGGAAATCTCCTGCTGCTTTGCTGCTGTCCAAGTCACCaccaagccaaaaaaaaaaaattgcgaGGGTTGATTGCGAAATACTCGTAGTACTTTCCAAAAACATTTCAAACCCTTCGTATCTCCCTCGCTTTACTTACCTTTGGCAAAAAAATTTCGCCAACCTTTGAGTGGAGGGGGAATTACATTTTCCAGCTTACTTTTAGTCCGCTTCCTTTATACCCGGACATTTTCCTGCCCCCCGCCCAAGTTCCATTGTCAGTGGCTTTGGCCAAGGCACAAATGTCTGTGGGTTTCTCCATTGCCATCAGCAGGCTTAGTGGCCTGCCTTTGCGGCACTGGCAGCGGAGTGCTCGTCCTCATGCTCTGGGATTTATTTTGGCACCGCCTGTGACCTCCTTCCACCCGCAGGCAGGGAGAACTCTCTGCGATGAAGTGATAAAATTCTCTCGAACCATTCGGAACGCGGCTCTAATGATGCGAATTGATGCAGAGATTGGTATTGATACTACATTTGATTTGGTTAAGTAGATGAGAGGTATTTAATTATAGGGTTATTGTTATCCTTTAGTCAGGATAAAATCATATTCTGAATTATCTCTATGGGAAATTCCACAAGAATAATTAGTTTATTTGGGttggtttttattgatttttaactCATTTAACactttaaaagaaacttatattaattattgatATGGAAATTGGTCTTCATATACATATGGCAAAATGTTTAAAGAAGGATACATTTGGTAGATAATGTCATTTTAGTTGTTCAAATTAAACTCTTATTACATACTTTGAAAGTAACAAAGAAAATCcacttattaaatataaagtatatcAATGAATCCATTACAATCTTGGGCCCAAAATTATTTGTGAAAATTTCTTTTCTGTGCAACAATTAAACATTTCTAATAATGCCTTCATCCAAGATTCCTTGTCATTATTATAGTCATTATCGTTGCAATTGTCGGACTCGTCGTATTCCAGGTTGCTTTCCCGTTGCGCTAAATTTTGAGCCTCCATTTTAAGTTTCTTCAGCTCCATCAGAGctttgcttaaatatttatagttctGCTCCAGCTTGTCGTCTTCCACAAAATGAAGAACATTGACGCTTTCCACCAGGAAAAGGTTCTGCCTTCCCTCTTGAAGACGGGCCATCACCGCTTCCACAAATGCGATCATGGAGTTTCCCAGGTCGCGCGGTAAATTGTTCACCTCATGCAACATTATCGTCCTGATAACTAAATCGTTGATATCGACCTTATAGCTTTCGGCCAGGACATTGAACAGGATCAGCAGCCGACGGGAATGCTGATGGGTGTACGTTATACAGCGttaaaaaaatcacaaaagcCCGATACAATACTATACGTCACATGTCAATTCGATTTACTTAATACTTTATTCTTATAAtggtatataaataattgtttaatgatTAAGCCTTAAGCCTTTCCAAACTCAAAAGTCTTTTAGGCAAAGAATTCACTACATGTTTAGGTCTAATGCAAACTTTAGACCCACTTTTAATGGTTTTGACATTCTCAAAATTCTTTTTATGGGCTTAAACTAGTTCATTGAACACTTGTTTAACAAGCAATTTGGCTATTTACACTTAATAATGTCATCAAAAAATAGAggttaaatatatacatattcatATATAATAAGTTATTATTAGtcttaataaaaaagaatcataaatacaaacttttttttaatcccCTCAAACGAGTGCTGCAGCACTGATCTTCTGCGAGGTGCGATCCCAATTCGATTGCCCAGAAATCCGCCAATCGGGGAAATCAGAGGCTACTGGCCCGTGATTAGATAGAAAGAATCCGATCGTATTTGCCGAAGAGGCGACTCCATTCGGAACCGACTATAAAAACGATGTCAGCACCGTTGGCCGAAAGCAATTCAAAGCGAGAAACATGCAAGTCAAGGCGTTGATACTGATCTCTCTGGGATTCTTGGCAGTGGTCCGGGCGGCGGAGGAGCATCCGGCGACGGAAGTGAAGCGATGTAAGTGGCCACTATAGATATAGAATACACTAGAAACCCATTAACTGATTCCAATTCCCATTTAGGCTCGGGAAATAAACCCTTTCCGCTGGAGGTCCGTGTCCATGGCTGCAAGACGCCGCCCTGCAATATTGTCAAGGGATCGACGCAGAACTTTGAGATTGATTTCGCTGTGGACAAGTACATAACCGAGATGACGACTCTTGTGAAGGCCACCACTCTGGGTATCATTACGGTGCCCTATGAGCTGCCAGCGGATGTGGCTGCCGTGTGTCCGAATCTTATGTACGGCGCCTATTGCCCGGTTTATCCCACTGAAGATGTGACCTACTTGTTCAGTTTTCCCATCGGCGAGTATCCGGAGATTGGTGTAAAAATTGAGATCTATCTGGTGGACCAGGACAAGGAAGTAGCCACTTGCTTTGTGTGCGACATCAAGGTGGTCAAGGGGAATGGCGGCAACACGGTCTATCAGCTGGACTATCTCAACCGAAAGTAGCCCTAAACTGGAGCGGAACTCAATCGTTTCTTGGTCTAAATTACTGTGATATACAATTCgcttccttcttttttttcaaaaacaaaaaatctttCGCTGAGCCCACTCTCGGCTGCCTcatgaatatttaataaaattttaaaagcctTATCCCAACAACATGTGTGGGGGAGGTTTTCCTAAAAGTGTACTACAAGGGACTTGGGTCATGTTTATTGGGTTGGGTTACAGGGCTTTCTATTGGCCATCGCCGCTATCTGCACACGCTGCTATTAAGGTGTAAATTCAAGTGGACGAAAAGCTATAATCgaatcaaataataattcgCAAATCTCGAGTCTGATTACCTGCTCAAACGCGCCCAGCCAACACACCTGTTCGCGGGCAATGCCAAGAAGCAGAGAAATGTACCGAGCTATCAAAACCCGGCAACTCATAGAGATTATCTGATTTATTTTCGATGACAAGTGCACTGAACAAAAGTCTCAGCTAAGATTTATTAAGCAGGGATCTTAAATTGTGTAATTTAcggatttttatttatttatctaagcTTACATTAAATTCTAAGCTAAAAGCTAATGTGGGGGTTCAGATTTTCAGCAGCTTAGGCCTTTGGCTCAcgaattattataatataatatttgtttttatttaaactgtaATTAGGGCCTTTTGAATAGACCTCACTCACTCAATTTGCCTTGtgatatttaacaaaaacaaggGAGTAGATGCCAGTAGTTgctgtaaaataaatacttaaaaaagcCAACTATAAAGTCGgtggtaaataaatattctttaaaattagtagaaatttttacataaatagaaaaaggctttataatattaaacaaaaaaagaaaagaaaaagaaagtaacaattttaattcaattaacttgccattttaaaaaagaaatacttaACAAAGTCAACTAAaactttgataaataaataaatatatttttttttaatatattttgtatttagaGAAAGGCTTCAGTTGGTATTCGATGATAAATTGCTGTCATCATGGAAATCCAAAGTCACTAACAGTGAAAACAGTTTAAAACTCATTAATCCAatcacttttaattaaaatgtcttGCTAGCATTCCATGCCtgaaatatacaaatacaaaataataattccaGCTTACTTtttggtgattttttttttaatctagaatatatatatatatatattttaaattaaaataatattagctCTATATACGTACAATGTTAAAATAATCACTCCTAATTAAGCaaagtttgtaaacaaataaaatatttccttggTTATAAATGTATAGTTGACATTacccaattttattttaaaatatatttattttttttacaccactaaattaagtaaactaaaataaagTATCCGTGTGTACCTTGctaattccttttttttttggcagccaAAGATAAGGTTCTTAGAAACCACACTAATCGTTACGTCTAATAGCTTGAAACTATTTTTATCCCATCATCTTTACCAGAAAGTGCTCATAATTCCGCCGAGTGTAGAATTGTACTTAGCCAAATGGTTACCTCCTTATCAGGACGGGTAGCCCAACTTTTGACCATATGGTCAACGCGATTTAAAGCTGGCagtcaataaatatttatcgataCGATTTTATTGGCAATTGTGCTGCCTCGGCCACTGAATCAGTGGAAATATATTACTGGATTTTCGGTGCAAACAGCAACGTCATTGATGactctatatataaataatcgcGGACCGTTCAACCATCTAATCTGTGGCCCGTGAATGTGATAATCcggcgactgctgctgccccCGGGTACACTGGAATCCATGACGTAGGTCACCAAGGTAAACAAACGCTTCGGCTATCGGCTGCTGAGTTCTGAGTTTATTGCTCGTCGAAGAATAATGGTGATAATATTCAGTAAGTCAGTTGGCCCCGGTGGCTGGACTAGAGCGCATCGTCGTGGCCGCTACTCGGAGTGGGGGTTCGTCCAGTCCAACAAGTACTCGTCTCGTTGCGTCGCAGTTGCTCCCTTCCGAATTTTGCAGCTGACCACGAAGCAGGTGATCGGTTCGCCGTTGACATCGTTCAGCGTGACAGTAACATCCGCCGTGATCTCGGGGAACACGGGTTCCACGTAAAAGTTGAACTGGTATGTCACGTCCTCGTCCTTGTCGATGGGGCACATGGCGCCGTAGAGGAGATTGCGGCACACATCGGACACTTCCTCGGGCAGGTCATACGGCAGATTCATGCCCAGGACCCTGGCTGTTGTAGTGGTAGTGATGCTcttgatgttgttgttatcTGCCGGAAAACAATTAAAGGATAAAGGATATGGCTTAAGGATTTAGGATGAGCTGCTTCAACTTACTGCCCAGAAAGTGGACCTCCATTATCGCATATGTGCCCTTGTATACCACGCATGGCGGCTCCTCGCAGTCCGCGACTCGCACGGCCAGTGGAAACGGTTTGTCCTTGCCTGTAAAAAAGAAAGTCAAGCAGTGCAACAGGTGAGCCGAGAAGTAGGCTAGGAAATTGCGGGAAAAGCAGGCCAAGATTAGCCAGCCGGCGCTCGCTGATAAGCCCTATTATCAACCGGCCGAGAGATACTCTTGAGGACTTTTATTTTCCACACCAAAGTATTTTTGGCAATAGTTCCAAGAGAAATTCTCAGAGATTGTGGGATTAACAAATGAATCACCACCAGGCCAAGGATTACTTTGCGACCTTGAATCCCTGTTCTATTTAAAATCCATAAGTCGGTATCCTAGCTACATAACTGAAAGCTCCAAGCAACGTACTTACACTGTTTTACATTGGTGGCACTGACAGTGGCCAAAATCAAGGCCAAAACTGAGACAATTCGCAGCATTTTCGTTGTCGAGGAAGCTCCTCCTGTAATCTCTGGCCAGTAAAGAACAAAACTAC
Above is a genomic segment from Drosophila kikkawai strain 14028-0561.14 chromosome 3R, DkikHiC1v2, whole genome shotgun sequence containing:
- the Npc2c gene encoding NPC intracellular cholesterol transporter 2 is translated as MTSFKKFCLCLMLPLMWTLVAANTPFRQCADSSYPMPLMVQIDDCDALPCDLWKGSEAKIDIQFVATRNSMHRLSAEVHLTSLGVTIPFDLDSSRKDVCNNLLHGAYCPLDAGEDVTYELLLPIASNQPEVPTRLEVRLLDTENENRVVSCFLADTRVKKPSL
- the Npc2d gene encoding NPC intracellular cholesterol transporter 2 — its product is MQVKALILISLGFLAVVRAAEEHPATEVKRCSGNKPFPLEVRVHGCKTPPCNIVKGSTQNFEIDFAVDKYITEMTTLVKATTLGIITVPYELPADVAAVCPNLMYGAYCPVYPTEDVTYLFSFPIGEYPEIGVKIEIYLVDQDKEVATCFVCDIKVVKGNGGNTVYQLDYLNRK
- the LOC108084245 gene encoding NPC intracellular cholesterol transporter 2-like, which translates into the protein MLRIVSVLALILATVSATNVKQCKDKPFPLAVRVADCEEPPCVVYKGTYAIMEVHFLGNNNNIKSITTTTTARVLGMNLPYDLPEEVSDVCRNLLYGAMCPIDKDEDVTYQFNFYVEPVFPEITADVTVTLNDVNGEPITCFVVSCKIRKGATATQRDEYLLDWTNPHSE